The uncultured Desulfuromonas sp. genome has a segment encoding these proteins:
- a CDS encoding EAL domain-containing protein — protein MPNFSLSHQALLFPEVFAPSSSTHSAVPISILIIDDEQRARQSVCDLLKPLGHRLIQAESVSEAVKWLQMDNFSLALVDLNLPDGTGHDIMRYIQDHQIATRLIVVSGESSFDHATLSLRNGACDFLRKPYLPANLVKTVTNQITKVQTQHRYNQIQEELKGSEALHRFIVNNSPDIIYMLDQEGRFSFVNKRVQSLLGYSEKKLIGQHYSSIVYGEDLEKAQFVFNERRTGDRASHAVELRLLNRHNKEIRFVEARSLSVELTSMGVYRSGRGDNEEFIGTYGVIRDITERKRSEALQHYHQYHDHLTDLPNRTLFHDRLHMALAQARRNSHNLAVLFLDIDRFRMINDSLGHLAGDKILQRITQRLRSNLREEDTLARIGGDEFLLLLPNIKTAQDAQRIAEKINQSCSIPMSYQDQDLRLTFSIGIATFPEDGTTWEELIRCAELAKCQVKQNGRHGCLLYQPQHQHLQVSALEMETAIRQGLQQDQFELYYQPQIDPVAQRVVGLEALIRWNHPQQGLLNPSLFIPVAEQSSLICELGQWAIDRACRDGRLLEERSLDGLKIAVNVSIQQFERPSFTKNILESVARHELEGNRLEIEITESNIMKNMDRGANLLNSLAEHGIGVAIDDFGTGYSSLSYLQTLPVSTVKIDRSFICNLAGEQNGLPIVIAVLNLAAALNINCVAEGVETKEQKQLLREAGCRIIQGFYYSSPLSLAQLIPYLKQSQSGRLIYEEQMREVAQP, from the coding sequence ATGCCTAACTTTTCGCTCTCTCACCAAGCGCTGCTGTTCCCCGAAGTATTTGCCCCTTCGTCCTCGACGCACAGCGCTGTGCCGATCTCAATCCTGATCATTGATGATGAGCAACGTGCCCGGCAAAGCGTTTGCGACCTGCTCAAACCCCTTGGTCATCGCCTGATCCAGGCCGAATCCGTTTCTGAGGCGGTCAAATGGCTTCAAATGGACAACTTCTCTCTGGCGTTGGTTGACCTCAACCTTCCGGACGGCACCGGGCATGACATCATGCGCTACATCCAGGATCACCAGATCGCCACCCGGCTGATTGTCGTCAGTGGTGAATCAAGCTTTGATCATGCCACACTGTCATTGCGTAATGGCGCCTGTGATTTTCTGCGCAAGCCGTATCTACCCGCCAATCTGGTGAAAACCGTCACCAACCAGATCACCAAGGTCCAAACCCAACACCGCTACAACCAGATTCAGGAAGAACTCAAAGGCTCGGAAGCTCTGCATCGTTTTATCGTCAACAACTCGCCGGATATCATTTACATGCTGGATCAGGAGGGGCGCTTTTCGTTTGTTAACAAACGTGTCCAGTCCCTGCTCGGTTACAGCGAAAAAAAGTTGATTGGTCAGCATTATTCATCGATTGTCTATGGTGAAGATCTGGAGAAGGCCCAATTCGTCTTCAATGAGCGGCGCACCGGAGATCGGGCGTCTCATGCCGTTGAATTGCGCCTGCTTAATCGCCACAATAAAGAGATCCGTTTCGTCGAGGCGCGTAGCCTGTCGGTGGAGTTGACCTCCATGGGCGTCTATCGCTCCGGACGAGGCGATAACGAGGAGTTTATCGGTACCTACGGTGTTATTCGTGACATTACCGAACGCAAGCGTTCCGAGGCTTTACAACATTATCATCAATATCACGACCACCTGACCGACCTGCCCAACCGCACTCTGTTTCACGACCGACTCCACATGGCCCTGGCCCAGGCGCGACGCAACAGCCACAATCTGGCCGTGCTGTTTCTTGACATTGACCGCTTCAGGATGATCAACGACAGTCTCGGCCACCTGGCCGGTGACAAAATCCTCCAGCGGATCACCCAGCGCCTGCGCAGCAATCTGCGCGAAGAAGACACCCTCGCCCGCATCGGCGGCGACGAATTTCTGTTATTGCTGCCCAATATCAAGACCGCCCAGGATGCCCAGCGTATTGCGGAAAAAATCAATCAAAGCTGCTCGATCCCCATGAGCTATCAGGACCAGGACCTCAGGCTGACGTTCAGCATCGGCATTGCCACGTTTCCCGAGGATGGCACCACTTGGGAAGAGCTGATCCGTTGCGCGGAACTGGCCAAATGCCAGGTGAAACAAAATGGTCGTCACGGCTGCCTGCTTTATCAACCGCAACACCAGCATCTCCAAGTCTCCGCCCTTGAAATGGAAACAGCCATTCGCCAAGGCCTGCAGCAGGACCAATTCGAACTGTATTATCAACCGCAAATTGATCCTGTCGCGCAACGGGTTGTCGGCCTGGAAGCCCTGATCCGCTGGAACCATCCACAACAGGGCCTTCTCAATCCGTCATTATTTATTCCAGTCGCTGAGCAGAGCAGTTTGATTTGTGAGCTGGGACAATGGGCCATTGATCGGGCCTGCCGTGATGGCCGCCTGCTTGAAGAACGTTCGCTGGATGGCTTGAAAATCGCCGTCAATGTCTCCATTCAGCAGTTTGAACGGCCCAGTTTTACCAAAAATATTCTCGAAAGCGTCGCGCGACATGAACTTGAAGGCAACCGCCTGGAAATAGAGATCACTGAGAGCAACATCATGAAAAACATGGATCGCGGTGCCAACTTGCTCAACAGCCTGGCGGAACATGGCATCGGCGTCGCCATCGACGACTTCGGCACCGGCTATTCGTCGCTGAGCTACCTGCAGACCCTGCCGGTCTCCACGGTGAAAATTGATCGCTCTTTTATCTGCAATCTGGCCGGGGAACAAAACGGCCTGCCCATTGTCATTGCCGTGCTCAATCTGGCCGCCGCGCTCAATATCAACTGCGTCGCCGAGGGTGTGGAAACAAAAGAACAGAAACAACTCCTGCGCGAGGCGGGTTGTCGCATTATTCAAGGATTTTATTACAGCAGTCCGCTGTCGTTAGCTCAGTTGATCCCCTATCTCAAACAGAGCCAAAGCGGACGTCTGATTTATGAGGAGCAGATGCGTGAGGTTGCGCAGCCGTGA
- the budA gene encoding acetolactate decarboxylase, with protein MKKILLHMMIGLLLLGWSSSVFAAQPALVQFSTIDALLGGMYDGVATIGELKQHGDLGIGTFDGLNGEMVVVDGQVFRVPADGQVAPVRDDETTPFASVIRFVPTQQQNVAQGTDLSAFTAQMDEALGSPNLFCAFRIEGQFKHVRTRSVPKQNKPYPPLVEVVKHQPVFEFDNVCGVMVGFYCPPFVKGVNVPGYHLHFLTQDRQRGGHVLAFDVQQATVALQPLHQFTLLLPQGGDFSTMDLYRDRGAELEKVEK; from the coding sequence ATGAAAAAGATTCTCTTACACATGATGATAGGGCTACTGCTTCTGGGCTGGAGCAGTAGTGTTTTCGCCGCGCAACCGGCGCTGGTGCAGTTTTCCACCATTGACGCGCTGCTCGGCGGTATGTATGACGGTGTGGCTACCATCGGCGAGTTGAAACAGCACGGTGATCTCGGCATTGGCACCTTTGACGGTCTCAACGGTGAGATGGTGGTGGTCGATGGACAGGTGTTTCGCGTTCCTGCCGATGGTCAGGTGGCTCCGGTCCGTGATGACGAGACTACGCCGTTTGCCTCAGTGATCCGTTTTGTGCCGACGCAGCAACAAAATGTGGCTCAGGGCACTGATCTTAGCGCTTTTACCGCGCAGATGGATGAGGCACTCGGTTCACCCAACCTGTTTTGTGCCTTCCGCATTGAGGGGCAATTCAAGCACGTGCGCACCCGCAGCGTTCCCAAGCAGAATAAACCCTATCCGCCATTGGTTGAGGTGGTCAAACACCAGCCGGTGTTCGAATTTGACAACGTGTGCGGTGTGATGGTTGGTTTTTACTGCCCGCCCTTTGTCAAAGGGGTCAACGTTCCCGGTTATCATCTCCATTTTTTGACGCAAGATCGCCAGCGTGGTGGTCATGTTCTTGCCTTTGACGTGCAGCAGGCGACCGTGGCGCTGCAACCGCTCCATCAGTTCACTCTGTTGTTGCCGCAAGGAGGGGATTTTTCAACGATGGATCTCTACCGTGATCGCGGTGCCGAATTGGAAAAGGTGGAAAAATAA
- a CDS encoding SH3 domain-containing protein, producing the protein MTVAEGRVLSRLLLVGMVVLLAACSVPLSSIHPLDLEKIPQNPQAFVDPQHGDQPLLESIEQQRLADTLRSRHYLPWHSPGPLQTTQRPFWAIDWINDHPVYGATLCPLPPDRRRALVALSQQQTYPSRHQPAIMLRHCSARALPTHAPLFNNPQRPGRGFPFDQLQHAALFAGTPVLITHQSSDQAWVFVETAAIYGWVPTTAVAAVTTAQINRIEALPLVGVVEDDHGIFAADKQWRFSGRIGMLLPAVQQSQPTTTLLIAISDENHRAKLCNVTMASSAVAAFPVPLTTANLAKVATLMMGQPYDWGEQFGGRDCSATMRDLFAPFGLWLPRNSSQQAKVGTIIPLSELSPEQREQTILQQGIPFLTLIHLPGHIMLYVGEHQGRAIVLHTLWGLKTTSVLGTEDRWRVAKTVLTTLQPGIEQDGLWLSIGDLRTRIAQMNLPAQSPLCNMSHAVP; encoded by the coding sequence ATGACCGTCGCTGAGGGAAGAGTCCTCAGCCGCCTGCTCCTTGTCGGCATGGTTGTGTTGTTGGCGGCCTGCTCTGTGCCTCTCTCTTCAATACACCCCTTGGATCTGGAGAAGATTCCCCAGAATCCGCAGGCCTTTGTCGATCCGCAACATGGCGACCAGCCGCTGCTTGAGTCGATTGAACAACAGCGCCTGGCCGACACACTGCGCTCCCGCCACTATCTGCCCTGGCACAGTCCGGGTCCGTTGCAAACCACGCAAAGACCTTTCTGGGCGATTGACTGGATCAACGATCATCCGGTCTATGGAGCAACCCTGTGTCCTTTGCCACCAGACCGGCGCCGGGCGTTGGTTGCCCTGAGCCAACAACAGACCTATCCGAGTCGCCATCAACCGGCAATCATGCTGCGCCACTGCTCAGCACGTGCCTTGCCCACGCATGCACCGTTGTTCAACAACCCGCAGCGTCCCGGCCGGGGATTTCCATTTGACCAGTTGCAGCATGCGGCTCTGTTCGCCGGCACACCGGTGCTGATCACCCATCAATCGAGCGACCAGGCGTGGGTTTTCGTCGAAACAGCAGCGATTTACGGGTGGGTACCGACCACTGCGGTGGCAGCGGTTACGACGGCACAAATCAACAGGATAGAAGCCTTGCCTCTGGTGGGTGTGGTTGAGGATGATCATGGGATTTTCGCTGCCGACAAGCAATGGCGCTTTAGCGGTCGCATCGGTATGCTGCTTCCCGCCGTGCAGCAGTCTCAACCAACAACGACACTCCTGATCGCCATATCCGATGAAAACCATCGCGCTAAGCTATGTAATGTGACGATGGCCTCCAGCGCTGTCGCCGCCTTTCCCGTACCGCTGACCACCGCCAATCTGGCCAAAGTCGCGACCCTCATGATGGGGCAGCCCTATGACTGGGGCGAGCAATTCGGTGGTCGTGACTGTTCAGCCACCATGCGCGACCTGTTTGCCCCGTTCGGTCTGTGGCTGCCACGTAATTCGTCGCAGCAGGCCAAAGTCGGCACCATCATTCCGCTGTCCGAACTCAGCCCGGAACAACGTGAGCAGACGATTCTGCAGCAGGGTATCCCCTTCCTCACGCTGATCCACCTGCCCGGTCATATCATGCTGTATGTCGGAGAGCATCAAGGCCGCGCCATCGTGCTGCACACCTTATGGGGATTAAAAACGACCTCCGTGCTTGGCACGGAAGACCGTTGGCGGGTGGCTAAAACGGTGCTCACCACCCTGCAACCGGGTATAGAACAAGACGGACTGTGGCTGTCTATCGGTGATCTGCGCACGCGTATCGCACAGATGAATCTTCCTGCACAGTCGCCTCTGTGCAATATGAGTCATGCAGTGCCCTGA